In the genome of Eublepharis macularius isolate TG4126 chromosome 10, MPM_Emac_v1.0, whole genome shotgun sequence, the window GCAGGTTTATGTAGGTGGAGGAGGCATCCTTCAGGCAAAGGGTCCCACCATGACCTTTCAGGGCATTAAAGGCGATGACCAGCTCATTAAATTGGATTGGAAGCTAATTGGCAGCCAGTACAACTGGGCGTACACCTTGTTTGAAGGTGGGGAACCCTGCCTTTGAAAGCACAGGTGGGCAACAGGCATGCATTGTGGGATTGCTGTTCACTGCTGCTCCCAGTTGCACATTTTCCCTTTAGATGTTGTACATGGAGGGGCAGGATGCAAataatctcccctcccccaccacactGGCAGATAATTGCACATCTCTGAAGGCTTTTTGGGGTGAGGTGGGTACAGGAAATCCAAACAATAGAAATGCAATGAGCTGAATAATGGGATCATGAGCTGTCCTTCCTTTGACTGCGCTCAGGGTGGGATCCTTTGTGGTTGGCAGAATGCCTGGGGAGAGCCTGGCAGTTGTGCTTGCTTTTTGGAGGTACAGCATCTAGCGCTATGGGGATGAATAAAAGTCTGGAATCTAATAGACAAACCGATATTGGGGGTTGGGTGGGAAGTGTACAGAGGCTAAACAAGTGACAAAAGCATTAATAGTGTGGGTTGTGTGGAACCTTAATGagtttgcatgttttaaaaaaagcactgaaGATCCCCAGATTTtgattttttcttttgaaatcttttttttcagtttcttGGGTTTCAAAAATCATTTAGTTTAAGCCAAGCAAATAAAGAAAACTTTAAGACATATACTTCTTCTCCAGTCTGATACCACCCTTTTCAAATGGATTGTAAACTATGTTCCATTTAGAGCCACTTCACAACTTTATGCATCTGTCTTGTTTGATTTGGCTGTGCTGGTGTTTGCTGAAATAAAGATGTCAAGTGTGAAAAAGAGACACAGGGTTGTATCTAACCACCCTGCATAGCTAAGGGTGCTGTCTTACATGGTGCAAAGGCTTTTCCATTGATGGAACATCTTATGTGCCAATGGAATGCTCCACTGTTGCCTGCACCTACTGGGTAAGGTGCCACCCAAACTTTCCAGTGCTGAATTCATGGAGTGGAGCCATGAGTGCAACTTCCTGTCCTGTGTCCCGTTCACACATGATGTGCTGTACTGCGGCAAACATCATTATCACCTGAAAAATGAAAATCCTTTTGTTGCTTTGGGGGGGTCTGCTAAcgtgttcattttattttatttttaggttTGGGCTTAGCAACAAATTTGAAGCAGAATTTCCTTCATCGTTAACGGGAAAAGTAAGTAGCTGTGAAATCAAATCTGTTCGAGTTGACAAAATCCATCGTTTAGTCAGTTTTATTACTTCGTTGAGGCAAAAAAAGCATTTAATGCTATCAACCATTCAAAGCGTATTGATTGCCACTTCATGACTTGTTCATATTTACAGGTGGCACCCGAGGAATTTAAAGCCAGCATCAGCAGGGTGAACAGCTGCCTCAAGAAGAACCTTCCAGTTAATGTCCGGTGGCTGCTCTGtggctgcctgtgctgctgctgcacttTAGGTTGCAGTATGTGGCCAGTGATTTGCCTCAGTAAAAGAGTAAGTAAGACTCCACTTATTAGTATATGGCTTGCCATTTAAACCCTTCCAGTTCAGTACTGCTTTTCCCCTCTCTTTCGTTGGTCCGTGGTCCAAACAAGTTTTCTGTGTCTGTTAATATTGAAAACCTCCCACTGTAATTACTGTTTATTAACGAGCTGCTGCTTTGGTTTGTAGTTGGATTCTAGAATGCGATACTTCCCAGAaatttataattttatttcaCAACCCGAAAGTCCAGACATTCATGAAAAATGTCTTTAATGCAAAATATACCTTTTGACCCCCATTGTGTCTTCCTCAGGGATCACTTGTTAGCATTGTAAAATCAGATTATTAGTTACTGTGAAATACTTCACATTGTACAAAAGTGTATAGATATTATTATATAAAATTTCCAAGCttactgttttaaaaatactAAAATCCTTGATCAAATTATGTGCCGTTTTACTGTAGTGCGGTAATTTGGAAGCAGATCTACTATGTTGCACTATTTTTTCAGTGTGTAAGAATTATAgttattttgtgtgtttttaaaatagcttGGCAAATGtgtgtccccaaatctccacaagCCAAGGAATGAAGGGATGTTGGTAGGATAGAATTCCCAGGCAGTGGGTGCGTAACCGTTTATGTGTCTTGTCAGTTTCCCCAAGCAAATCAACCTCTTCCCCACTTCCCCTTTTTCCTCGTTTGTCCTATTTCTTCCCTTGGAGGGTCAAGCTAAATGAGACACCAGGCAAGGGTTGAAACCAGTTTCTGGGGAAGCAATTTTACCAGGGAGCTGCAGTTTCAAAGACAGAGACGTATAGGCTCACTGGGGGacttgggaggggagggattccCTTGCAGCCCtcttcctggctgctgcctctgctggctgCCTTACCGAAAAAAGCTCTCTAGCCCTACTTTCCCAGGCCCCAGATGCAAGATCTAACATTTGAATGCTCTCCTGGCATGAGTTGTTGGGAAAATGTGACAGTTCAAAAGAAGCTATTTTTTGTTGCTGGTTCCTATTCCTTTAACTATAAGTACTGTTTAGGATCCTCTTGTAATTCCTCCAGAGACTTAGCTAAGGTGATGATGAGGCAAGATGACGCATGTTACCATCATCTGCCTTGGGGAAATCCTGGAATGTAAAACCTGAACCTCTACACGCCCTTTTTCATCTTCCATTAACTTCATCGCTCACACGCCTTTGATTTTCATTTCATCGTATTTGAATTCTACAATTCTTCCCTTGCTTTCACGTTCTTAGCTCCTAAAAATTTAAATTTTTGGCTCATTCTCTCCATGTGTTTCCTCACAAACCCTGGTTAAAGCACAGGGTAGTGCGCAACGGACCTAAGCTCATCCGAAGGTTACTGGCCACTTCTCCATGCCTCACTGCAGCGAAGTTTCTTTAACCAAGCTATACATATTTTTCATAGAGAAGTGTTCTCTTTAGCTGACCTACAGGAATTGTTGCCTTCAGACGAATGGCTATCTTCCGTGTCATGTTTTTCTGTACGCACAGAAATGCTTCCATTGTaggaaatatgttttaaaaacccCAGGAAGTTTATATATGCATATGTTTTTATGCATGAGTGTGTAGAGGTTAAATCTTGCCAATCACAGCTCCCTAGGATAAGTACATTGAGTGGACGGAAGCATGTGCCATTGTttcgtattttttttttttaataaatttttttatttttcataaatacaaaacactacacagcactacacaagactatcacaaggaaaggggagagggaagggacaaaggggggtggaaaaagagaaaaaagaaaaaggggggggaatgaactacaaacactaaacactacacttcaatgtttcccttcgtactgtcataatacaaaaatagctccataggataatgatggagtggttaatcatacagagaataaacatttcaaattctgattaaactttcctcccccttctaggtcccggacgcagttctctctgtgcaaccgctgttgcggtgctctcctcctcctcccccccccctccggctcctccttttcttcgttctcggtgcagcagagttctgggtttttattctcaaaatcctttagttgatcttctgataatatcttataggcctgatctttatatctgaaccatattccttccgggaataaccatttgtactttattccatggtccctcagaagagctgcaaactttttatatttaaaacgccgtttccggactagaaatggaacgtccttcaaaatcttgactttcaaacccataaagtccaaatccgcattgtatgagttatataggatggtgtcccgaatctttttagatgaaaagtcaataatgatctcacgaggcaactgtcgctttgttgcatattttgaagaagcccgacggacctccaaaatggcgcttttaacctcttctttagtcgtccttgcgggtatcgccaatagttccgagaccacctcccacagatcctctttttcctcctctttcacgttttggagacgcaaaattgtctgcgttcgttccatctgtagcccgatcagctggttctcaaccagcttcagctccttttttgtagccttcacaagtgacgcactttccagagcagacttttctgccccccccccgctgctgccttgatggttttcacttcgctttcaattaagcccaccctttgatcagtttcgttcagcttgtcaacaaagggttttatggcttccaccaccgccctgcgcaccaactcttcgagcgactcccccttcaaggtagccgagattgacttaccgagagcgggactttgcttctttgctgccatttggggggggggggggcgccaacaaaattctggaactcaacgaaggggaagaacgagtcttcttcagatcaacctctccttcacaaacgcttgtagaacagaagggattcgcttgtttacgggcttccgcctgtttcttttatttgccgtttctcgttgcccggcggcactcgaggcgccgcgcacgtctgccggcctccatagggacaaacgggcaattccccccccccgcattgatttcggggagttcttcccgccgcgtcccggaccctggctccctccctgggagtcctgggggctaatccttgcggatcagccgcccggtcagggtgcccggtcgtttcctcccggaccagccgagaggagcgtccggcatggctgagaaaacgaaaccgaatccgccaTTGTTTCGTATTATCTACATGTGAGTTACATATCTTACTGTCTTGCAGCGTTCCCTGTTAAACATACCTTGCTTGAATTTCCACTTCCCTCATCGGTTTGCCATACCTTTTGATGTACCCAAAGTCCTGACTTGTACCACATGGTCTTAACTTATTTTCTGGGGGCAAATGTTAGTTTGCTTACTCTTTATGTTTTTGAAAGCAGTAAATGAATTGAGAATTACTCCTGCTAGAAGACCAGGTTTTTTGTACTATAGGAAGAATGTTGTACGTAGTTGCTTGCAGTGTAATTTGGAGTTTAGTGCAGTATTGCTGGGATGCTATGTCAAAACCTCAATTGCTTTCAATCTCCCCATTTTCTTAAATGACAGTGCTGTTCCTGTAGGAAATATATAGTGTCTGTAATGCCTCTGAGAATCTTTTGCAAAGTCTCTTGATTTTGATGCAAGTTGAAAAGTCTCTAGCTTTTGATGATGATGGGAGTTGAACATGATAACCATCATTATGAACATAACTATCAACCAAGTATGGCTCTAGAAAACTGCATCCGGACGGCCGTGCTGCCGCATcaggccttcctgccaccacGCTGGGCCTCCAGAGCCACTGGAGGACCAAGCCACTACGCCAGAGGGCTGGGCCACTGTGCCAAGTCTTccagaggccctgaggaggccACCGTGGTGGCGGGAAGGCAAAGCCCACAAGTCACTTTTTATCTCCACAGAGGGGCCTTTGAGTGCCCctgcacagggataaaaagtgagtcgttgctagtatggcttgccttttatatagtaggataaggcCAGTGCCTTATCATGGCACTGATTCCTAGTTTGTGTCTGGGCTGAATTCTAATGGCTTTCTTTAATACCTAAAGCCCTAAGTGTCTTTGATCTAAAGTACCTGAAGAACTGCATCTGCCTAAGCACtacgtcccccccaccccatgataTCTACCTGTTTACCTATTGGTGGGTATTTGGAATatggctttctctctctctctctctctctctctctctctctctctctctctctctctctctcacacacacacacacacacacacacacacacacacacacacacacacacacacagaggctctTGGATGTGCAGTTAACCCACATTGCTTTTTGTCTTCTACTAGAAGTTGTGTGTGTTTATTCCATATGGTTTTCAGTCCTTGATTCCTTGTTATTCCGAGTGCGTTACTGTTTGCTAGTTTTAGGTGTTTTTAACTATTTTGTTGCTTTTAGTTTTAATAATAAATCTGTGTTATGATTATTGATCTTATAGCTTTAACTTATTGCATTTATTTCtactattgtaagccacttttgagtGCTCTTGAAAGGTGGGATAGAGATGTTTTAGATTTTAAACAAATAACATAACTGTTCTGTAAAATGCCTTTGGAAATGGAGTCTGCCGCGTTTGTCCTGTCCTAACACACTTGACGTTGAATATATGTTCAACAGTAGCAGCTGCCACAGTTAAACAATTATCCACCTGGATCCTGATTGATTGTACCAAATTAGAAAACAGTTGTTGGTGCTTACTAACCCATGCAAAGAGCAGTTTCATAGAAAATCTTTAGCTGCAACATTTTACTATCAGATTTTAAAATGTTACGTTAATTTAAGGATCACCTTCAATATAGAACCAGCTTTTAAACTTCTGTAATTTAATTTCCCTTAATCATTTTCCTGTTTTACACAGGAAAATAAATGGGGGTGCGGAAGACTGCAAGTGTGTAAATAAATGCCTAGGACTAGTTCCCTGTAAGATTTCCTTCTTAGTAAACATTCATAGACTTAGATCTGTAGCTTCTTTATCCATGTGACTCCACTTTTTAAGGTAGCCTGTATAGTCATGCTTAATTCTCTGAGAGTGaatgtgtctgtgtgtgagagagagacagacaatgaaattgaattttgacTACCGTGGTGAGTTTTAAATCTGCTTAATGAGCTCTCTTCCACTTGTGCTTTGTTTTTCTGAACAAATGTGATATTGGTAGGCTTGCTACATGCTCTTGATAGAATCTGCAGGTTGTAATCCTGGTAGTGCTGGAAATGTTGCACTCAGATCAAGAGTCCCTTTTGGGTTTTGATGGTTCTCACCTGCTGCACACTGTAAATCACTGAGATGACAAGTGCAGTGATTAATTAAGCTCCACGTGCAGGTCCCTTTTGTCACCTGTCAAGTGGGTGGAAAAGTAAGCTTGGGAGGGAGAACGGTGGGATGCTCTTTTGattcaggccccccccccccatctgagaaGTGTTCACTGATGGTTCATTTAAGCTTTTAGATgctgaggatttttttaaaactttgtaagcCATGTGTATAAACTATAACGTACAAAACTTAGTGTGCtcatgggggcaggggaatgaaTGGTGTTGACTTAGGAGACAGGATGGGTTAGGGTCTTTCAGGAGAAGAACCAGTTTGTGTTCTACTTTTACGCTTCCTGCTTAATATTAatccttcttttaaaaacagaTGGTGTACGATGACTTAAAAATAATCAGGATATCCAACTTCATACGAGTAACTATAATTAAATATTTCAGCAAAAAAAGGGGAGTCTTCTTTTGAAGGTATCATATTATGTATTCAGTTTTCTGTTTGGCCTGTAAAGTGTTTTAATTGTACCAGTATTTGGGAACCTGGTTTCTTTTCCAttgccccccttccttcccctccgTGAAACCAATGAAATTTAAATTGTACAGCAGTCTTAATCTATTATTTAAAAGGTTCTTCACAAGGAAGATTACAAGGTAGCTTCGCATTTTTGAATCCGTTTTGCCATTGGTCTAGCAGCGGGTGGGCAGGCAGATGCCTGCTCGGAGTAGAACCTATTGCCATTTTTCACCATTGATAGAGTAGCCTTTCAGAGTCAATGAGCTCTGTCAATGTGAGCTTGTCAAGGCTACAACTTCATAGACCTGAGAGGCGGTTTGAGAGGTCAGCCCTTTTCAGGTTTGCTGTGATGCAAATGAGCTTTAATGCTTAAACAACTATTGGAATTTTTATGTCTGCtccttgttctttttttccttcacaaAGTCATTGACGAGACATTCAGTGCTTTTTAAATTGGAAGTTGCATTGTGCTAAAGACCTAGTACAGATTTACGGAGGGCTGAAAGCAGTTAGATCATGTTCTTTTCATGGTGCGATTAGAATCAAATCGATTTCCCTACAGCCTTCAGCATTCAGATGGCAATTTTAACAAAGGTTGGGGGGCTAGACAAGGGACAAAACGACTGAACTGAATGTTAATTACACTCTGCAGCCTTATTTTCTTTTGATTTGGAGCTGACTGGCAACTAAATTAACAAAAGTGTGACCATAACTGCTGCCCTATTTTCATTTAAAAGGAGAGCAGGCTCTAAAAGGCTATCTTTATAAAGAAACAAGTGAGGTCTGCCGATCATTGTTAGAGGGCAGGCACTGTctttagcatttaaaaaaaagagagaagtatTAGCCAGAAAGAACAGAACTTTAAAATTACAATGTAGTAATTTAGACATTGCTATTAAGAGCTGCTTCAAAGTTCTTGGGGGTCTCTTCTGTTTTAGAAATATgatggaaagttttttttttaaaaaatggtgtgtAAGAATTGACTTATCCAAATAGCTGTCATTCGGACTCCTGCTGTCTGTCTGTTGTAAGCGAGAAGAAACcactatatgtatgtatatatttgccTTCTGGACATAATACAGTCTGGAATATTTTTAAGTAGTAATCTTTCTCAAATCAAGCTAGCTGGCTTGCTTCCCTTGACATGCCATTTGCAGCACCTCTTGTTTAGCTGGAGTTGGAAGGGCAAGatgcttcccacccaccctcacgtcccccccccctcctctttgccTTCTAAGGAAGCTGCAGCTGGACGAAGTTGAATTTGCCACAAGGCTCAGTGATCCATGACTTTGCACCTGCATCTCTGGTCTCATCTCAACACCTGGCGTCTTGATTTATCCTCTCTTGTTCACAGGAACTGTAAATCCCATTTCACTGCTGGGCAGTCAATGATACGGCAGTCAAGTGACCATAAACAGCAGGGTAGAGTTCCAGCATTACTAAATAGGGATATTACTAAATAGGGATACGGACTATTTGAGAGAGGCTGGCTTTAGTGCAAGACAGTTTAAATGGTTGCCTTTCAAACATGAGGACATGGATTCAAGATGCTGCTCAACTGAGGCATTTAAAATATTCCAAAGTGTATCCGAGTGGCAGTTCAGATGCAGAGTCATAAATATGTCGGAGCttgatctgtaaaaaaaaaatatatcaatgACACTACTTTTTGTATAAATTATAGCTGGAGTACTCTTCAGTATTTTTATGTAGAAATTGTATTTGTGTGTTGCAGGATACTTGGGTTTGAGGTGGCTTTGCCCGGCTACTTTTGGTGAATCTGTATCAGCGACAGCATTAATGGATAACTGTTCCAACAAGTTATATGAAACCCATATTGAAGTAATACCTTTATGTTTGTAGATGTATATGTTAATTTGCCAGCTCGCCATTTAAGTTTTAATGTCGGTTTGTATCAATAATGCTCTTTGTTAAAACAAATAAACCATTTCTGTCTTAGCTACACCAGGAAACCTGCAACACTGCAGACCGCCCTGTATTCAGTCGGTGTCCTGTgcgcctctttccccctcccacctttcctccacaaAAGCAGCTGCAAAACAGACTTTTTCTAAACCTACTCATGAGTAAAATTCTTTCTTATTTGTCTTGCAGACGCGAAGATCGATTGAGAAGTTATTAGAATGGGAAAACAATAGGTTATACCACAAGGTGAGTGCCGCAGGGAGCAGCTTCGTACTGCTGGGGCCTGAATTGCACAGTATGGAAACAGATGCTTTTGTTGAAAGCAAAATATGAAAGGTGGACAAATGGGCTAGTCTCTGTGCTGGCGATAAAATACAGCTcatttttcttccccctttctctccccGTTGTCTAGCTGTGCTTGCATTGGAGGCTAAGCAAAAGGAAATGTGAATCGAATAACATGATGGAATATGTAAGTTAAAGGGCTGTTTTGTGCGTTTCTCTATTAAATGATCATTTATTTTGCTTCTGATCTTATTCTTTCCGTGATTATTAATCAGCAAAGGTGTCAAGAGCTCAATCGCCTGAGTGGCGAGGATTTTCTACGGTTCACAGATGTGTGGTTTCATGCACAGGGCTGATTTATAAAGTTATGAATGACTTGAAAACAAGGCTTCAGTGTGTcctggaaaaaataataaattaattgcCAAGATAAAATAGCTTGAATAGTGTGTTGATGGAGTGTGAAATTTTCAGATGCTGTATAAAAAGAAATAACTGCAACTTTGGTTGCGCAGCGAGTTAGATGTGGGCTGTGCAATATAATGCTAATCAGGTCTTGGTGTATGGAAAGAGACCTTTCAACTAAGCTGCTGGAGCTTAGGAAACCTTTATACTTTGTAGGTTTTAACTGCTCCCATACCTCAGAACTGTTGAAAGCAACTTGAGCTTTTACTAGCTTCACTCCTGCATTTTTAAACGTCAGCCTTAGTAGCATAAGGGAGGAATGTGTCATTGTTGGCTCTTACTCCCTAGACATTTATCTTCTGTATAAAATTCAGAATTTTGTGGACTTGTAAAAAAAGACTTTCTGTGGGCTGTactcattctgccccccccccccaatgcccagCAATCATCCCTTGTGAGGTTTCGTTTTTCTTTACTGCTTCTTTCAAATCCTTATGAGTAGTCTAGAGAAAAGGGATTGTGATATTtgtctacttttaaaaaaagtaaccaggactttttttcagggggaacgcgggggaacagagttccagaacctcttgaaaatggtcacatggccagtggtcccgccccctgatctccagacagaggggagttgagattgccctccgcgccgctgagtggtgcggagggcaatctaaactcccctctttctggagatcggggcggggccaccagccatgtgaacattttctccaagggcaacccactgagttccaccacctcttttcccagaaaaaaagccctgcaaataaccATTTGATATACACTAATACGCTACAGAAGAATTAAAAAGATCCAAGCAGGGGTTAACAATTAAGTGACTAACC includes:
- the CHIC2 gene encoding cysteine-rich hydrophobic domain-containing protein 2; its protein translation is MADFDEIYEEEEDEERALEEQLLKHSPDPVVVRGSGHVTVFGLSNKFEAEFPSSLTGKVAPEEFKASISRVNSCLKKNLPVNVRWLLCGCLCCCCTLGCSMWPVICLSKRTRRSIEKLLEWENNRLYHKLCLHWRLSKRKCESNNMMEYVILIEFLPKTPIFRPD